One segment of Brassica napus cultivar Da-Ae chromosome C3, Da-Ae, whole genome shotgun sequence DNA contains the following:
- the LOC106428607 gene encoding DCC family protein At1g52590, chloroplastic, with product MAILAPASFGRLTVPSRAQGRVRVSASANPRTSVDWVKETSSFFEQDKRPIMLFDGVCNLCNGGVKFVRDHDRNRSIRFEALQSEAGKKLLVRSGRAPDDISSVVLVEKDRSYVKSEAVLKIMKYIDLPFPQLAFFLQFSPLFVRDFLYENVANNRYALFGRSDSCEI from the exons ATGGCAATCCTTGCTCCGGCGAGTTTCGGGCGGTTAACCGTTCCGTCTCGTGCGCAAGGTAGGGTAAGAGTCTCTGCTTCTGCTAACCCACGCACTTCAGTGGACTGGGTCAAGGAAACTTCAAGCTTTTTCGAACAAGACAAGAGGCCCATCATGTTGTTCGACG GTGTTTGCAATCTCTGTAATGGAGGCGTGAAGTTTGTCCGAGACCATGATCGAAACAG GAGCATAAGGTTTGAGGCATTACAGAGCGAAGCAGGAAAGAAGCTGTTGGTGCGGTCAGGACGTGCTCCTGATGATATATCTAGTGTGGTACTTGTCGAGAAAGATAG GTCTTACGTAAAATCAGAAGCGGTTTTGAAGATCATGAAATACATTGACTTGCCATTTCCACAGCTTGCCTTCTTTTTGCAGTTTTCGCCTCT GTTTGTGAGGGACTTTCTGTATGAAAATGTTGCAAACAACCGTTATGCATTGTTTGGTCGGTCTGATTCATGTGAGATCTAA
- the LOC106428608 gene encoding signal peptidase complex catalytic subunit SEC11C-like isoform X3 codes for MGLVGETVDSIKSIQIRQLLTQAIRLGMIVTSALIIWKALICVTGSDSPVVVVLSESMEPGFQRGDILFLHMSKDPIRAGEIVVFNIDGRDIPIVHRVIMVHERENTGEVDVLTKGDNNPEDDRLLYAKGQLWLNRHHIMGRAVGFLSYVGWVTIIMTEKPIIKDRRFRY; via the exons ATGGGTTTGGTGGGAGAAACCGTAGACTCAATTAAATCTATTCAGATTCGTCAGCTTCTCACTCAGGCCATCAGACTTG GGATGATTGTCACGTCTGCTTTGATCATATGGAAAGCTTTGATTTGTGTCACTGGAAGTGATTCCCCTGTCGTGGTTGTTCTCTCCGAAAGCATGGAACCTGGTTTTCAGAGG GGTGATATATTGTTCTTGCACATGAGTAAGGACCCCATTCGAGCTGGCGAGATTGTTGTTTTCAATATTGAT GGTCGTGATATTCCAATTGTCCATCGTGTCATTATG GTTCACGAAAGGGAAAATACTGGAGAAGTCGATGTTTTGACAAAAG GTGACAATAACCCTGAAGATGATAGACTTCTCTATGCTAAAGGTCAGCTTTGGCTTAATCGACATCATATAATGGGTCGTGCTGTCGG CTTCTTGTCTTATGTTGGATGGGTGACTATAATCATGACAGAAAAACCTATCATCAAG GACCGTAGGTTCAGATATTGA
- the LOC106428608 gene encoding signal peptidase complex catalytic subunit SEC11C-like isoform X1 yields MGLVGETVDSIKSIQIRQLLTQAIRLGMIVTSALIIWKALICVTGSDSPVVVVLSESMEPGFQRGDILFLHMSKDPIRAGEIVVFNIDGRDIPIVHRVIMVHERENTGEVDVLTKGDNNPEDDRLLYAKGQLWLNRHHIMGRAVGFLSYVGWVTIIMTEKPIIKYILIGTLGLLVISSKD; encoded by the exons ATGGGTTTGGTGGGAGAAACCGTAGACTCAATTAAATCTATTCAGATTCGTCAGCTTCTCACTCAGGCCATCAGACTTG GGATGATTGTCACGTCTGCTTTGATCATATGGAAAGCTTTGATTTGTGTCACTGGAAGTGATTCCCCTGTCGTGGTTGTTCTCTCCGAAAGCATGGAACCTGGTTTTCAGAGG GGTGATATATTGTTCTTGCACATGAGTAAGGACCCCATTCGAGCTGGCGAGATTGTTGTTTTCAATATTGAT GGTCGTGATATTCCAATTGTCCATCGTGTCATTATG GTTCACGAAAGGGAAAATACTGGAGAAGTCGATGTTTTGACAAAAG GTGACAATAACCCTGAAGATGATAGACTTCTCTATGCTAAAGGTCAGCTTTGGCTTAATCGACATCATATAATGGGTCGTGCTGTCGG CTTCTTGTCTTATGTTGGATGGGTGACTATAATCATGACAGAAAAACCTATCATCAAG TATATTCTCATAGGTACATTGGGTTTACTCGTTATATCGTCCAAAGATTGA
- the LOC106428608 gene encoding signal peptidase complex catalytic subunit SEC11C-like isoform X2 produces MGLVGETVDSIKSIQIRQLLTQAIRLGMIVTSALIIWKALICVTGSDSPVVVVLSESMEPGFQRGDILFLHMSKDPIRAGEIVVFNIDVITLQVHERENTGEVDVLTKGDNNPEDDRLLYAKGQLWLNRHHIMGRAVGFLSYVGWVTIIMTEKPIIKYILIGTLGLLVISSKD; encoded by the exons ATGGGTTTGGTGGGAGAAACCGTAGACTCAATTAAATCTATTCAGATTCGTCAGCTTCTCACTCAGGCCATCAGACTTG GGATGATTGTCACGTCTGCTTTGATCATATGGAAAGCTTTGATTTGTGTCACTGGAAGTGATTCCCCTGTCGTGGTTGTTCTCTCCGAAAGCATGGAACCTGGTTTTCAGAGG GGTGATATATTGTTCTTGCACATGAGTAAGGACCCCATTCGAGCTGGCGAGATTGTTGTTTTCAATATTGAT GTTATTACATTACAGGTTCACGAAAGGGAAAATACTGGAGAAGTCGATGTTTTGACAAAAG GTGACAATAACCCTGAAGATGATAGACTTCTCTATGCTAAAGGTCAGCTTTGGCTTAATCGACATCATATAATGGGTCGTGCTGTCGG CTTCTTGTCTTATGTTGGATGGGTGACTATAATCATGACAGAAAAACCTATCATCAAG TATATTCTCATAGGTACATTGGGTTTACTCGTTATATCGTCCAAAGATTGA